In Paenibacillus sp. 1781tsa1, one DNA window encodes the following:
- a CDS encoding TetR/AcrR family transcriptional regulator, which yields MSPRQGLDRGALLSAAAQLADSDGFQALTLAALAQRLDVRSPSLYNHISGLPGLRQEMALMSVQQLSRALTTATADRTGDDAIQAIAAAYIGFVREHPGLYEASFHAPDREEPQLAAASTATLELLLHSLQPYPLTEAEALHAVRGLRSLCHGFASIEAQGGFGMNFDPDESLRLTVSAFLHGLRHLHENK from the coding sequence ATGAGCCCCCGGCAAGGGCTGGATCGCGGCGCTCTGCTCAGCGCCGCGGCCCAGCTTGCTGACAGCGACGGCTTTCAGGCGCTGACACTCGCCGCGTTGGCACAGCGTCTGGATGTGCGCTCGCCGTCGCTCTACAACCACATCAGCGGACTGCCCGGGCTTCGCCAGGAAATGGCGCTGATGTCCGTACAACAGCTCAGCCGAGCATTAACCACGGCTACGGCTGACCGCACAGGCGACGATGCCATACAGGCCATCGCTGCGGCATACATTGGCTTCGTTCGCGAGCACCCCGGGCTCTACGAAGCCTCATTTCATGCCCCAGACCGCGAGGAGCCACAGCTCGCCGCGGCCAGCACAGCCACGCTGGAGTTGCTGCTGCACAGCTTGCAGCCTTACCCGTTAACCGAAGCGGAAGCATTGCACGCCGTTCGTGGTTTGCGCAGCCTCTGCCATGGATTTGCCTCTATTGAGGCACAAGGCGGCTTCGGCATGAATTTTGATCCGGACGAAAGTCTGCGTCTGACCGTATCCGCCTTCCTGCACGGACTCCGGCATCTTCACGAAAACAAGTAA
- a CDS encoding AraC family transcriptional regulator, which produces MQKLIVLPDSLLQETAAYPVTSRLYVTDIGYFHEAEHHYRDRPDGCESHILMYCAQGTGWYTMDGSKTYDVRPGNLVVLPAHIPHVYGANVAEPWSIFWIHLRGEHALTYIEPLLTQHITTMPPAKAQKWLELFHECYGALETGYSMQTMTYASQIIGYMLGMLAYGPETTGTDGGIVSSKRAAEQSVQYMLEHLENGITLKELASHARLSVPHYSQLFKQATGHSPIDYFLRLKIQHSCRYLDFTDWTVKQISSELGFKDPYYFSRLFSKMMGRSPTDYRNKSKG; this is translated from the coding sequence ATGCAAAAACTCATTGTGCTTCCGGACTCACTGCTGCAAGAAACCGCAGCTTATCCGGTCACGTCCAGATTATACGTTACCGATATCGGTTACTTTCACGAAGCGGAACATCATTACCGGGACCGTCCCGATGGTTGTGAATCACACATTCTGATGTACTGTGCCCAAGGCACAGGCTGGTATACGATGGATGGCAGCAAGACATATGATGTCCGTCCGGGAAACCTTGTCGTATTGCCTGCACATATTCCTCATGTGTATGGTGCCAACGTAGCTGAACCATGGAGTATCTTCTGGATTCATCTGCGCGGGGAACACGCTTTAACCTACATAGAGCCATTGCTAACCCAACATATTACTACGATGCCACCAGCCAAGGCCCAAAAATGGCTCGAGCTGTTCCATGAATGTTACGGCGCGTTAGAGACGGGTTACTCCATGCAGACGATGACATATGCCTCCCAGATTATCGGTTATATGCTTGGTATGCTCGCTTATGGACCGGAGACGACAGGAACAGATGGTGGGATTGTGAGCAGCAAACGTGCGGCAGAACAATCCGTTCAATACATGCTGGAGCACCTGGAGAACGGAATCACCCTCAAGGAACTGGCATCACATGCGCGGCTGTCTGTCCCTCATTACTCACAGTTGTTCAAGCAAGCGACCGGGCATTCACCCATCGATTATTTCCTGCGGCTCAAGATCCAGCATTCCTGCCGCTATCTGGATTTTACCGATTGGACCGTGAAGCAGATCAGTTCCGAGCTTGGATTCAAGGACCCTTACTACTTCTCCCGTCTGTTCAGCAAAATGATGGGACGTTCACCCACGGATTATCGAAATAAATCCAAAGGATAG
- a CDS encoding MBL fold metallo-hydrolase, translating into MRITREFDVVQVTFFPRLFPVNVYLVEEEDGLTLIDAGIPFSLKGILATAQSLGKPITKIILTHAHSDHIGALDLLNEALPQAEVFISRRDAQLLAGDTSLLPGEPQTPVRGGVPKPQAVRTQPDHLLDDGDQIGSLVAIASPGHTPGHMSFMDTRSRVLIAGDAYQLQGGLAVSGRVRPLFPFPALATWNREAALASAKRLAELEPSVLAVGHGRLLRQPAAAMRAATADAQQRFGLAGGQL; encoded by the coding sequence ATGCGCATTACCCGAGAATTCGATGTCGTTCAAGTTACGTTTTTTCCAAGGCTCTTCCCTGTGAACGTATATCTGGTTGAAGAGGAAGATGGATTAACCCTGATTGATGCCGGAATACCGTTCAGTCTTAAGGGGATTTTGGCAACTGCCCAGTCCCTTGGGAAACCCATTACCAAGATCATTCTGACTCACGCTCATAGCGACCATATTGGTGCATTGGATCTTCTCAATGAAGCACTGCCCCAAGCCGAAGTCTTCATCTCCAGACGGGATGCGCAGCTATTGGCGGGAGATACTTCCCTTCTTCCCGGTGAGCCTCAAACCCCGGTACGCGGCGGCGTGCCCAAGCCCCAAGCGGTGCGCACCCAGCCAGACCACTTGCTGGATGATGGTGACCAGATTGGTTCGCTGGTTGCTATTGCCTCCCCAGGACATACGCCGGGGCACATGTCCTTCATGGATACGCGCAGCCGTGTGCTTATCGCTGGCGACGCGTACCAACTGCAAGGCGGCCTTGCCGTATCCGGCCGCGTGCGCCCGCTCTTCCCGTTCCCCGCGCTGGCGACGTGGAACCGCGAAGCGGCTCTGGCCAGCGCGAAGCGCCTGGCGGAGCTTGAACCGTCCGTGCTGGCTGTAGGCCACGGACGGTTGCTGCGCCAGCCCGCGGCCGCTATGCGCGCGGCAACCGCTGATGCACAGCAGCGGTTCGGCCTTGCCGGGGGGCAACTATGA
- a CDS encoding S-layer homology domain-containing protein, with amino-acid sequence MKKNILATLTAGALLTLSLSAGPINAAQAKFTDIQGITGADKIESLHQDGFIKGVSDNLFKPELELNNAQGIQLIADGLNLNLDTIRFIKMPVPSDYFSAVKDGVWYSDAFIRAQYNGIQMSQDIDPSKPLTREQFTLFLMQGIEAKGGLPMINIKPVDITDEQELTPEYQGAIQRSLVLKINELDAEGNFNPKQTITRAEAAVMMYNAIEYMESFHAPQIPETPEK; translated from the coding sequence ATGAAAAAAAATATACTTGCTACATTAACTGCCGGAGCTCTGCTCACGCTGTCTCTAAGTGCAGGCCCGATCAACGCTGCGCAGGCCAAATTCACGGATATTCAAGGTATCACAGGAGCAGACAAAATCGAATCTCTCCATCAGGATGGATTCATCAAAGGTGTGAGCGACAACTTGTTCAAACCTGAACTGGAGTTAAATAACGCTCAGGGCATTCAACTGATTGCGGACGGCCTGAATCTGAATCTGGATACGATTCGTTTTATCAAAATGCCGGTACCAAGTGACTACTTCTCTGCTGTAAAAGATGGCGTATGGTATAGTGATGCATTTATCCGCGCTCAATATAATGGCATTCAGATGTCACAGGATATCGATCCGTCCAAGCCGCTCACTCGTGAACAATTCACATTGTTCCTGATGCAAGGCATCGAGGCCAAAGGCGGTCTGCCGATGATTAATATCAAACCTGTGGACATTACCGACGAACAGGAACTTACGCCAGAATATCAAGGTGCCATTCAGCGTTCACTCGTTCTCAAAATCAATGAACTGGATGCTGAAGGAAATTTCAATCCGAAACAAACGATTACTCGTGCCGAAGCAGCCGTGATGATGTATAACGCAATCGAGTACATGGAATCGTTCCATGCACCACAGATCCCGGAGACACCTGAGAAGTAA
- a CDS encoding Rrf2 family transcriptional regulator: MNSEFTIAVHCLVFLAMRDECMANSEDLSQSVGTHPARVRKVLSVLRKHGYLTTKEGAHGGYLLSRPSEEIKLGELYRLVAGGSLGPNWCSGESGSSCVVSSNMQDVMGNIYNGGEEALSAYFDRISIQDVKERIGRGDTCELTLDGLSAKEKS, from the coding sequence ATGAACAGCGAATTTACCATAGCGGTGCATTGTCTTGTTTTTCTGGCAATGAGAGATGAGTGTATGGCCAATAGTGAAGATTTGTCCCAGAGTGTGGGTACACACCCGGCCAGAGTCCGTAAGGTACTTAGTGTTCTGCGCAAGCATGGTTACCTGACGACTAAGGAAGGTGCTCATGGTGGGTACTTGTTAAGCCGTCCAAGTGAAGAGATCAAGCTTGGAGAATTGTACAGACTGGTGGCTGGTGGTTCGCTCGGTCCCAACTGGTGCTCAGGGGAGTCCGGTTCATCGTGCGTGGTATCTTCCAATATGCAGGATGTGATGGGGAACATCTATAACGGAGGCGAAGAGGCGCTAAGCGCTTATTTTGATCGTATATCCATTCAGGATGTGAAAGAACGTATAGGTCGTGGCGATACATGTGAGTTAACGCTAGATGGATTGTCTGCAAAAGAGAAGTCCTGA
- a CDS encoding nitroreductase family protein — MSGTEKNETLRVISERHAVKKYEKGFELPEADLNAILTAAAEAPSSWNLQHWRFLVIESEADKAKLLPVAYGQSQIVESSVTIAVLGDLEANRNTVIYDQAVEAGALTAEVRDALVGQINGAYQSPQIARDEAIRNASFASQNIMLAARSLGYDTCPIGGYNPQKLIETFNIPARFVPTLLVTVGKAAQPARPSGRLPLSEVVVKGSF, encoded by the coding sequence ATGTCAGGCACTGAAAAAAATGAAACACTTCGCGTTATTAGCGAACGCCATGCTGTCAAAAAGTACGAAAAAGGGTTTGAATTGCCTGAAGCTGATCTCAATGCGATTTTGACAGCAGCTGCGGAAGCACCATCTTCATGGAACCTGCAACACTGGAGATTCCTTGTGATTGAATCCGAAGCAGACAAAGCGAAATTGCTGCCAGTTGCTTACGGTCAAAGTCAGATCGTGGAAAGTTCAGTTACCATTGCTGTTCTGGGAGATTTGGAAGCGAACCGTAACACCGTAATCTACGATCAAGCTGTTGAAGCAGGCGCACTGACTGCTGAGGTTCGTGACGCATTGGTTGGACAGATCAACGGTGCTTACCAAAGCCCGCAAATCGCTCGCGATGAAGCGATCCGCAATGCATCCTTTGCTTCCCAAAATATCATGCTTGCTGCACGCTCCCTGGGTTACGATACCTGTCCAATCGGTGGATATAATCCACAAAAACTGATCGAAACCTTCAACATTCCTGCACGATTTGTGCCAACGTTGTTGGTCACTGTAGGTAAAGCGGCCCAGCCAGCTCGCCCTTCAGGACGTTTACCGTTGTCTGAGGTTGTTGTTAAAGGTTCTTTCTAA
- a CDS encoding glycosyltransferase family 2 protein, with translation MDERWIEMLRSFVLACYEGIFIYLVLAIVMCSVLVVAAARTLILRRDLDPLQYHEMLDEELAPAVSLLVPMRNSENTIVQRINCLLGIQYARYEVIIINDGSEDATMPRLMETYDLMPIRSKVHYSGLGQETAQIKCVYQSRLHHRLIVIDKAYGGRMDSLNAGLNISQYPYIASVGPRTFLERDALVKIMKPFMDALPGEEVVACSGRVDLMVPRNTAHPELTDNSTRRTSSALYVMQSIEYVRAFLIGGVGLVRYNINVLLFTAQVFGVFKKNRVMEVGGYKGDDHAAHMELVMRLQKHMKRIRERGRIIYIPDPICRVEAPGTWRQLRRQRTRWYMQLASSLWAQRSMIFNPAYGWMGMVSIPYFILIELLGPVMELGTLLLFISGIGLQLVDINLCIILALLLMLYGSLLSAGMVMFEIWCSRKAYTSREVTRLLLYACSETFWFRPLNNIFRMVGILQAMGLRKEEEKKIRNGLG, from the coding sequence ATGGACGAAAGATGGATTGAGATGCTGCGGAGTTTTGTTTTGGCATGTTACGAGGGTATATTTATCTATCTCGTGCTAGCGATTGTGATGTGCAGTGTTCTGGTAGTTGCTGCCGCTCGTACACTGATCCTGAGAAGGGATCTGGACCCGCTGCAATATCATGAGATGTTGGATGAAGAATTGGCTCCGGCGGTATCTCTGCTTGTCCCGATGCGTAATAGTGAGAATACGATCGTACAGCGAATTAACTGTCTATTGGGTATTCAATATGCACGCTATGAAGTTATTATCATTAATGATGGATCAGAGGATGCAACAATGCCGCGGTTAATGGAAACCTACGATCTGATGCCCATTCGGAGTAAAGTTCATTACTCAGGACTTGGTCAGGAGACGGCTCAGATTAAATGTGTCTACCAATCTAGGCTGCATCATCGTCTGATTGTGATCGATAAGGCGTATGGGGGACGAATGGACTCCTTAAATGCAGGTCTAAATATCTCGCAATATCCTTATATCGCCTCTGTTGGACCCCGGACATTTCTGGAACGGGATGCATTGGTGAAGATTATGAAACCCTTTATGGATGCTCTACCAGGAGAAGAGGTTGTTGCTTGTAGTGGACGAGTAGATCTTATGGTCCCCAGAAATACGGCTCATCCGGAATTAACGGATAATAGCACAAGACGGACGAGCAGTGCATTGTATGTAATGCAGAGCATTGAATACGTGCGTGCTTTTTTGATTGGTGGTGTGGGACTCGTTCGTTACAATATTAATGTGCTTTTATTTACGGCCCAAGTATTCGGTGTATTCAAAAAGAACCGGGTGATGGAAGTCGGTGGTTACAAGGGCGATGACCATGCCGCTCACATGGAACTGGTGATGCGGTTGCAAAAACATATGAAGCGAATTCGGGAACGTGGTCGTATTATATACATTCCCGATCCGATCTGCAGGGTAGAAGCACCGGGCACGTGGCGTCAGCTGCGCAGACAGCGAACCCGCTGGTATATGCAGCTTGCGAGTAGTCTATGGGCCCAGCGGAGCATGATTTTTAATCCAGCCTATGGCTGGATGGGGATGGTATCCATCCCGTATTTTATTCTGATCGAATTGTTGGGACCTGTGATGGAACTGGGAACGTTGTTGCTGTTCATCTCAGGCATAGGACTACAGTTGGTAGATATCAATCTATGCATCATTCTCGCTCTACTGCTGATGCTCTATGGTTCACTGTTGTCCGCAGGTATGGTCATGTTCGAAATATGGTGTTCACGCAAAGCGTACACATCCAGAGAGGTGACGCGTCTGCTATTGTATGCTTGTTCGGAGACGTTCTGGTTCAGACCGCTGAACAATATATTCCGTATGGTTGGCATCTTGCAGGCTATGGGATTGAGGAAGGAAGAGGAGAAGAAGATCAGGAATGGATTGGGGTAA